One window of Nymphaea colorata isolate Beijing-Zhang1983 chromosome 1, ASM883128v2, whole genome shotgun sequence genomic DNA carries:
- the LOC116246488 gene encoding GDSL esterase/lipase At1g71691 produces MISPMANGASFAFSFTFTFVFFFILVVVVWMPCAVVEGQPADGESRRPRQEMVPALFVFGDSLIDNGNNNNLPSLAKANYYPYGIDFRGGPTGRFSNGYTMVDEIAELLGLPLVPPFSEASGSDVLHGVNYASAAAGILDITGRNFMGRIPFNQQIENFQGTLDSITTQLGGVDRLSQSIGRSIFFVGMGSNDYLNNYLMPNYVTRNQYTGQQFASLLVDEYARQLTTLYNLGARKFVLAGVGILGCIPSILAQSLNSSCDLDVNKLVFPFNANARSMVDGLNANLPGARFVFLDVYSMFNHVLSNPTSYGFSVVDRGCCGVGRNAGQLTCLPFQTPCTERESYVFWDAFHPTERINVLLARMSFTGPASIAYPINIQQLAFL; encoded by the exons ATGATATCACCAATGGCGAATGGGGCTTCCTTCGCCTTCTCCTTCACTTTCACGTTCGTCTTCTTCTTTATCTTGGTGGTGGTCGTCTGGATGCCATGTGCAGTAGTTGAGGGTCAGCCTGCAGATGGAGAGTCAAGGAGACCGAGGCAGGAGATGGTGCCTGCGCTGTTCGTCTTTGGTGATTCTCTTATTGACAACGGCAACAACAACAACCTGCCCTCACTTGCCAAGGCCAACTACTACCCCTATGGGATTGATTTCAGAGGCGGTCCTACTGGAAGATTCTCTAATGGCTACACTATGGTCGATGAGATTG CTGAGCTCTTGGGCCTTCCCCTGGTTCCGCCCTTCTCGGAAGCTTCCGGCAGCGACGTGCTTCACGGCGTCAACTATGCTTCCGCCGCCGCCGGAATCCTCGACATCACCGGACGTAACTTT atGGGTCGAATTCCATTCAATCAACAGATCGAGAACTTCCAAGGCACTCTGGATTCTATCACCACTCAATTGGGCGGCGTTGATCGGCTCTCTCAGTCGATCGGACGGTCCATATTCTTCGTGGGGATGGGCAGCAACGACTACCTCAACAACTACTTGATGCCTAACTATGTGACGAGGAACCAATACACCGGCCAACAGTTCGCCTCGCTTCTTGTCGATGAGTATGCTCGTCAGCTAACG ACATTGTACAACTTGGGGGCAAGGAAGTTTGTGCTGGCGGGGGTGGGGATACTGGGGTGCATCCCGAGCATACTGGCGCAGAGCCTGAACAGCAGCTGCGACCTGGACGTGAACAAGCTGGTCTTCCCCTTCAACGCAAACGCCCGCTCCATGGTCGACGGCCTCAACGCCAACCTCCCCGGCGCCCGCTTCGTCTTCCTCGACGTCTACTCCATGTTCAACCACGTCCTCTCCAACCCTACCTCCTACG GGTTCAGCGTGGTGGATCGTGGGTGCTGCGGGGTGGGGAGGAACGCGGGGCAGCTGACGTGCCTCCCGTTCCAGACACCCTGCACGGAGAGGGAGTCCTACGTGTTCTGGGACGCCTTCCACCCCACGGAACGCATCAACGTTCTGCTCGCCCGGATGTCCTTCACCGGTCCCGCCTCCATCGCCTACCCCATCAACATCCAACAGCTTGCCTTCCTTTGA
- the LOC116246489 gene encoding GDSL esterase/lipase At1g33811 — MGFAVAALVAIRLALLAGARPEPQVPCLFIFGDSLVDNGNNNGLLTLSRANYMPYGVDFPQGVTGRFTNGRTTVDIIAQLLGFRRFIPAYATARTQDLVVGANYASGASGIRDETGMNLGDHVSMNQQVQNFARTARRLTRLFGGNSSYAGEYLSRCIFHVGMGSNDYLNNYFMTNVYDTSTRYTTRSYAASLIRDYSAQLTRLYDLGARKVVVTAIGQIGCIPYELSRLSRNGSECVGNINRAVQMFNAGLRNLVTRFNRRLPDACFVFFNSYFAFQDLLDNSGYYGFSVTDRGCCGVGRNNGQLTCLPFQQPCEDRESYLFWDAFHPTEAANVILARKSYSSPSANEVYPMNIQQLARS; from the exons ATGGGCTTTGCTGTTGCCGCCCTTGTGGCCATTCGTCTGGCTCTACTGGCCGGGGCTCGGCCGGAACCGCAGGTCCCTTGCTTGTTCATCTTTGGGGACTCGCTGGTCGACAATGGCAACAACAATGGGCTCCTCACCCTGTCCCGGGCCAACTACATGCCGTATGGGGTCGACTTCCCGCAAGGCGTCACCGGCAGGTTCACAAATGGCCGGACCACCGTCGACATCATAG CTCAACTTCTTGGTTTCCGGCGGTTCATACCGGCCTATGCCACTGCGAGGACTCAAGACTTGGTCGTGGGAGCAAACTATGCATCTGGTGCTTCCGGAATCAGGGACGAAACCGGCATGAATTTG GGAGATCACGTGTCGATGAACCAGCAGGTGCAGAATTTCGCGAGGACGGCGAGGAGGCTGACGAGGCTGTTTGGAGGGAACAGCAGCTATGCTGGGGAGTACCTGAGCAGATGCATCTTCCATGTAGGGATGGGCAGCAACGACTACCTCAACAACTACTTCATGACTAATGTCTATGACACCAGCACCAGATACACTACCAGGAGCTATGCCGCCTCCCTCATTCGCGACTATTCGGCACAACTAACA AGGCTGTATGATCTGGGGGCGAGGAAGGTGGTGGTGACGGCGATCGGTCAGATAGGGTGCATCCCCTACGAGCTGTCGAGGCTGAGCAGGAACGGCAGCGAGTGCGTCGGCAACATCAACAGGGCGGTGCAGATGTTCAACGCCGGCCTCCGCAACCTCGTCACCCGCTTCAACCGCCGGCTGCCGGACGCCTGCTTCGTCTTCTTCAACTCCTACTTCGCCTTCCAGGATCTCCTCGACAACTCTGGCTACTATG GATTTTCGGTGACAGACAGAGGGTGCTGTGGAGTGGGAAGAAACAATGGACAGCTCACGTGCCTTCCCTTCCAGCAGCCATGCGAGGATCGAGAGAGCTACCTCTTCTGGGACGCGTTTCATCCGACGGAGGCCGCCAACGTGATTCTCGCCAGGAAATCGTACAGCTCTCCGTCCGCCAACGAGGTTTACCCCATGAACATACAGCAGCTTGCACGGTCCTGA